The genomic interval CAGCCGCTGCGGCAGAGATATCGGGCGAGGCATGAGCTGCATCCGGGGAGTTCGCAGCTCCGCCGTTTACGCAGCAGACGCACCTTCTCCTCATCGATGTCGAAGCGGTCGGCCACGGGATCGTAGCGCCCGATCACAAAGGTCCGCGCAAGCGGGTCCCTCGCAGAAAGGACCTCCGCACAGGTGGTGACGTTGCCCTCGGGCGTAACCCAGAAGTTGCCGCTGGAGGCGCCGCAAAAATAAGCCCTGCCGGAAAAGATGTCGGTGCCGCTTATGCTGAATTCCTTGCCCTTTGCACGGGCGATCTCCCACGCCTTGAAGTAAGCCTCAGAATATTCTTCGTAAGTCACGCCGTGCATGTCGTTGGTCACCGCCCGGCTGGCCAGCGTGATCGGCTCGAAATGAAAGCTCCGAGCCTTGAAGGTGTCGGTCAGGTAGTCCACAATCTCCGGGAGCTCATGGAAGTTCAATCGCGTGACCGTGCCGCGGATCGAATACAAAAAGTCGTGCTCATCCAGGATGTGAAGATTGCGGGCTATGGTGTCGAAGCTCCCGCTGCCGTCGGCCTGCGGCCGCTGACGATCTTGAATCTCGCGACTGCCGTCCAGCGAGACACAGGCCGAGTCCATGTTCCGGATGAGGAAATCGATCCGTGCTCGATCGTAACAGAGGTTGGTGCCGATCATGAAATTAGGCTCAAGACCGTGAGATTTTGTCCTTTCACGGGCATACGAAACAGCGTCAGAGACGAGGTCGAAGGCCATCATCGGTTCACCGCCGCCATGAAACCCCACACGGAAGGACTTTTTCCCCCCGGCCACAGCGTTGCCAAGCGCGTAGTCGACGGCCCTGTGGGCCAAGGCCGGGGACATGTATTTGACGTGCTCGCCGGCCGAGGCATAGCAGTAGATGCAGCGGAGGTTGCACTCCGTAGTGGGACAGAGCGTGACACTCATCGGCGCAAAGGGCATTGCCTCCTCTGCCGGAGGTGTCGCATCAGATGACGCGGCGGATGCGTCCGAAGACTCCTCCGCGGTCAGTATGTCGTGGAGGATCAGGTAGTTCACCAAAGCGACGGTCCGTGGTTCGAAGACCGGCGGTTTCCCTGCCAAGATATCGCGAAGGATCCTCTTGCCTGCGTCGTTGATCAGGAAACCCAGGAATAGCTCCGGAGCAAAGAGGATATTGCGATCCAATGCGGAGTCGAGAAATTTGAGATCCGTGGCGGCTCGGACGCGCCGGAGCTCCTCCTCGCTCTCGACGAGCAGGATGTCGGCTTCAGAAACCTCTTCTTTCCCCTGCGCCGACCCCTGCCTCTCCCCTCCTGTCTCTGTTGCCATCCCACCGATTACCGCCGCTGCAAAGATCCTGGCCGCAGGTTCACCCATGGTCTCCCCATCTCCCTTGTTAAAAACAAGTTCATCAGGCCGTCTGCGACCTGATGAACTTAATAGCGCATCGATTCAGCACAAACAATCGTTATCGTCAGCGTATCACCCTTTTCCGACTGCCGATCTTGAGCTTGCTGACCGGATTGCTCACAAGACTGACCTTGCCGACCTTGTTGGGTACGTCAGGGTCACATATGCTGCCGCAATCGGCAGGGCACGTATCGTCGAGCATACAAGGGCAATTCGGAAATTCATCATCCGCACCAGCGCCCATCTTCCCCCCTATCCCCCTCTTGGCAACATTGATCTTGCTGCGGGCCACTCCCTTCTTGATTGAAATCCGTCCCATAGGTTCCTCCTTTAAATAAAGGTCGTTTGTACAACATTAAGATATATGCAATTAAAGTGCCATAGGAAAACCGATGAAACCTCTTAAAATATAAGAAGCTACCCGACAGATCGCCCCTCCTGTTTTGAGAAAAATAGACAGCGAGCGTCAAACCGCCGACTGCAGCGACGCGCGTGGACAGCCCTCCCCTGTTCCTTGCCTTCCCTTCAAATAAATGTTTTTATCTCCCTCGGAAAAGGGGGACTCATGCTCAAGGCGATCGCCTCTTACTTCGAGTTCGAGAAGCTCGGCACAAGCTACAAGACCGAGGTCATCGCAGGAGCCACCACCTTCCTCACCATGGCTTACATCGCCTTCGTCAACCCCTCGATCCAGGCGCAGGCGGGCATGCCCTTCGGCGCGGTCATGACTGCGACCTGTCTCTCCGCAGCCTTCGCCTCCATCCTCATGGGCATCTACGCCAGGCTCCCGATCGCGCTGGCTCCCGGCATGGGCACCAACGCCTATTTCGCCTTCACGGTATGCATCGTCATGGGCATAGCATGGCAGACCGCGCTGGCCGCGGTCTTCATAGCGGGCGCGCTCTTTCTGATACTCTCGATCACCGGCATGCGCGAGAAGATCATGGACGCGATCCCGGACTCCATGAAGCACTCGGTCGCGGCCGGCATAGGCATCTTCATCTCCTTCGTGGGGCTGCAACAGGCCGGCATCGTGGTCAAGAACGACGCGGTCTTCGTGGGGCTGGGAGACATCTCAAAGCCGGGCCCCATCATCGCGCTGCTCGGGATCGTCATCACCGGATATTTTCTTGCAAAGAAGATTAGAGGCGCGCTGCTCTGGGGAATCCTCATCTCCACGATCATCGCGGTCTTCGTGGGCGTGGCAAAACCGCCCCAGGGAGTGATCTCCATGCCGCCCTCGGTCCTGCCCACCCTGGGCAAGCTCGACTTCGGGGGCGCGTTTGCGCTGGGGCTCG from bacterium carries:
- a CDS encoding radical SAM protein, which produces MGEPAARIFAAAVIGGMATETGGERQGSAQGKEEVSEADILLVESEEELRRVRAATDLKFLDSALDRNILFAPELFLGFLINDAGKRILRDILAGKPPVFEPRTVALVNYLILHDILTAEESSDASAASSDATPPAEEAMPFAPMSVTLCPTTECNLRCIYCYASAGEHVKYMSPALAHRAVDYALGNAVAGGKKSFRVGFHGGGEPMMAFDLVSDAVSYARERTKSHGLEPNFMIGTNLCYDRARIDFLIRNMDSACVSLDGSREIQDRQRPQADGSGSFDTIARNLHILDEHDFLYSIRGTVTRLNFHELPEIVDYLTDTFKARSFHFEPITLASRAVTNDMHGVTYEEYSEAYFKAWEIARAKGKEFSISGTDIFSGRAYFCGASSGNFWVTPEGNVTTCAEVLSARDPLARTFVIGRYDPVADRFDIDEEKVRLLRKRRSCELPGCSSCLARYLCRSGCPVRVLRCGGDYLEAAGIPEGRCKFVLEVVRRKLEVLLTHEGSRLEEEDYLALAEPGSLQEEELQVVDFDTGRF
- a CDS encoding NCS2 family permease gives rise to the protein MLKAIASYFEFEKLGTSYKTEVIAGATTFLTMAYIAFVNPSIQAQAGMPFGAVMTATCLSAAFASILMGIYARLPIALAPGMGTNAYFAFTVCIVMGIAWQTALAAVFIAGALFLILSITGMREKIMDAIPDSMKHSVAAGIGIFISFVGLQQAGIVVKNDAVFVGLGDISKPGPIIALLGIVITGYFLAKKIRGALLWGILISTIIAVFVGVAKPPQGVISMPPSVLPTLGKLDFGGAFALGLVEIIFAFFFVDLFDTVATLIGVAEQGGLMRPGQRGKQCLPRAGRALSADAVGTMAGAALGTSTVTSYIESTAGIAEGGRSGFTAVMVGLFFIVMLFFNPIISIVPPQATSPALIIVAAFMLKNMSKVEWADWTEALPAVVACLAIPLTYSISNGLALGFILYPVLKIITGRWREANWLVYVLGALFVLKFILISN